GAGTGCGACGGCGTTAGAAAAATTTCAAGCCGCATTTCCGGACGCGACCTGCAAAAGTGTTCTGGATACTGTGGTGATTGACGTGGAGCCGGACAGGCTGGAAAACACACTTTCCACACTGAAGACTGATCCCGCATTGAACTGTGGCCTCCTTCTCGATGTTACCGGAATTGATTATAAAGACTATCCTGGGCCAGACCGGACACGCTTTGCTGTAGTCTACACCCTGCGCAACTGGCAGGACAATTTTCTTGTTCAGGTGCGCTGTCCGGTGGAAGATCCGGAAAAGGGAGTCACTTCCGCAACTCACCTCTGGGGTTCGGCAAACTGGGGTGAACGGGAAACCTGGGACCAGTATGGTATTACTTTCCAAAATCATCCGGACCTGAGGCGCATTCTCAACCACTGGCAGTTCAAGGGTCATCCACTGCGCAAGGATTACGACATAGGAAAAGGCCAGATCTGCACTGAAAGTGATAGACTGGAAAAAGAAATCAGGGCGAGACTTGCCGAAAACGGTATTGAAGAATCCACCATGAAGGATATCAATACCGAAATCATGTTTCTGAACCTGGGCCCATCCCACCCCGCCACCCATGGTGCCATCCGGATTCTCACCGCGCTGGACGGGGAAACGGTCATGGCCAATGTCAACGAGATAGGCTATCTGCACAGGGGATTTGAGAAAACGGCAGAAAACCGTACCTACAACCAGATAGTCCCTCTGACCGACAGGTTGAACTACTGTTCCTCCATGATGAACAATATCGCCTATGTCAAGGCGGTTGAATCGTGGCTGGGAGTAGAGATTACTGAACGTGCTCAGTTCATGCGCGTTATCCTGACCGAATTCTACCGGGTCCTTGACCATCTGGTGTGCATAGCGGCAAATCTGGTTGATATGGGTGGACTGACAAACTACTGGTACCTCTATAATGAAAAGGAAGCGGCTTATGATTTCATCAGCCGCCTCACCGGAGCCAGGCTGACCAGCTCCTTTACCCGCATCGGCGGTATGTACCGGGATTTTTATGAAGGATGGGAAACCGACCTGGAACTCCAGCTGCGTGACATTGAAAAGGGTATCGGTGATTCCCTGGCCCTTATAGAAACCAACAGGATTGTCCACGACCGGACTCAGGATGTCTGCATTCTTCCTGCAGAAACTGCCCTTTCCTACGGTTTTACCGGCCCGACCCTGAGAGCAAGCGGGATCCCCTTTGACCTGAGAAAGGATGCGCCGTACTACAACTACGAATCCTTCGACTTTGAAGTTCCCGTGGGCAGCAAGGGGATATCTACGACCGGGTAATGATCCGTTTCGAGGAAATGTTTCAGAGCATCAGCATTATCCGCCAGGCAATGAAGTCCATCCCCAAGGGCCCGGTCTTCATACAGAATTCACAGGTAGTTCTCCCACCCAAGAACGCTGTCTACAATAATATTGAAGGACTGGCGAATCATTTCAAATTGATCTTCGAGGGTGTCAAAACACCATCTGGAGAATGGTATGATTCCTTTGAAGCGGCAAACGGGGAACTGGGTTTTCATTTTGTCTCCGACGGTTCAGGTCAACCTTACAAACTGAAAGTTCGCCCTCCCTGTTTTTATATAATGGGCGGATTCCATAAAATGATCGAAGGGAACATGATTGCCGATGCAGTTATCAACCTGGGAAGCATCAATATTATCGGCGGGGAGTTGGACAGATGAGTGACCGTTCACAACTGATATCTACAGGAAAACCATTCCAGTTCGACAGCAAAAGAGATGCCGAATTCGAGCGTCTCGTCAAACGCTACCCGACACGGGAATCCATGATTCTTCCGGCCCTCTGGCTGACCCAGGAGCAGGAAGGCTGGATCAGTGCGGAGGCTATAGCCTATATAGCCGACAGGATTGGCACCTTTGCCAGCAAGGTCTTTGAATGTGCAACGTTTTATACGATGTACCACCTTCAACCCATGGGCAAGTATCACATCTGCGTCTGCCGGACATTATCCTGCTGGCTGCGAGACAAGCAGGCGATAGTTGATTACCTCAGGGACGAAATTGGTATTGAGCCGGGTCAGATTAGTGAAGACGGCAGATTCAGCCTCGAAGAAGTTGAGTGTCTGGGCCACTGCGGCACGGCCCCTGTTGTCCAGATCAACGGTGAATTCCATGAGGAGATGGATGTGGACAAGCTGAAAGCACTGCTGGCAGGGCTTGATTGAAGCCATAAAGAAGAATGAGAATCGCCCTTCCGGCATAATCAGCACCGTGCGGGAACTGATTTTCAGACACAATGTGAGCGAACAGATATGGAAGTGAAAATACTCAGTGCCAAGTTCGATATGAAGGACGCCAACAGGCTTGAAGTTGCAAAGCAGCATGGCGCCTATGCTACCCTTGACAAACTCTTCTCCATGAAACCGGAAGAAGTTATAGCCGAGGTGAGAGACAGCGGACTCAGGGACGTGGCGGAGCCGGGTTTCCCGCCGGTGTGAAATGGGGCTTTCTTCCGAAAGATACAGGTAAACCTGTCTACCTGGCAGTAAACTCAGATGAATCGGAACCGGCAACTTTCAAGGACCGCTATATTCTTGTGCGTGACCCCCATATGCTGATTGAGGGTATTATCATCTGCAGCTACGCCATCGGTTCCCATGATACCTATATTTATATCCGCGGTGAATACACAACCCAGGTCAAGGTACTCCAGGCGGCCATTGATGAGGCTTATGATGCGGGGTATCTCGGAGATAAGGTAGCCGGTCATGATTTCAAGCTGAATGTCACCGTCCACCGTGGTGCAGGTGCTTATGTCTGCGGTGAAGAAACAGCACTCCTCGAATCTATTGAGGGCAAAAAAGGCCAGCCACGCTCCAAACCGCCTTTCCCAGCGGTTGCCGGACTGTATGACAGCCCGACAATTATTAACAATGTTCAGAGTATAGCCTCTCTGCCATTCATTATTGAAAATGGAGCTGATGCCTATAGGAAATACGGCACGGAAAAAAGTCCAGGCACCCATCTTTTCGGTATCTCCGGACATGTGGAAAAACCAGGCATGTACGAACTCCCTCTCGGGCTGCCGCTTCTGGAAGTTATCGACAAGGTAGCGGGAGGGGTCTGGAAGGGTCGAAAACTCAAAGGTATCATTCCCGGTGGCAGTTCCACTCCGGTACTGACTCCCGAAGAGGCAAAAACAGTAACCCTTGACTATGAATCAATGGCTGAGCACAAAACAATGTTCGGCTCCGGTGGTATCGTCGTCCTTGATGAAACCGTTGACATGGTCAAACTCGTGCAGAACCTGATCTATTTTTACCACCATGAATCCTGCGGACAGTGTACTCCCTGCCGTGAAGGACTGGGTTGGATGTTGAAGATCATCAACAAAATTGTTGCCGGAAAAGGAAGGCTTTCCGACGTGGAGTTGCTCCGGGAACTCTGTGACAATATAGAAATGAAGACGGTTTGTGTCCTGTCGGCCGCCTGCACCATGCCTGTTCGCAGTTACCTTGATAAATTCAGACACGAATTTGAGGCCTGTGTTGCAGGAGAAAATGGATCAAAGCAGGAAACAGAACAGGAAGAGCGCTAACCCACTTGAGGGAAATGCAGGTTTACTGCACTCCCAAGGTGAATGATTATCAGGAAATACCCCATGGCTGAAACGATTAAGCTTTTTGTGAATGGATGTGAAGTCGAAGTTGAGGCAGGCAAGAACCTGATAGATGCCATCGGTGCTGTCGGTATTGAAATCCCTCATCTCTGCTACCATCCAGCACTTGGTGCCGACGGAAACTGCCGTATGTGCCTTGTCGGCATAGAAGACGGCAGACCACCTCTTGTACCGGCGTGCAAGACACAGGCGGTTGAAGGAATGAAAGTGCTTCTTGATGCGGAGCACATTAAAAAAATACAGAAAGACGTACTGGAACTGGAACTGATAAACCACCCAACCGACTGTCCTATCTGCGACCAGGCAGGAGAATGTTCCCTGCAGGACTATTATATGACCTATGGCAGAGAAGAAAGCCGGATGAATGTGGACCAGGTCAAAAAAGCCAAGAAGCTGGATTTCGGCTGCGGTGTCGTTCATGACCAGGAACGATGCGTGGTCTGCGGCAGGTGTGTTCGATTCTGTCGCCAGATCACAAAGACCGGAGAGCTTGGAATAGTCAACCGAACTGATTCAGCCCGGGTCACGATCTTTCCCGGCCGACCCCTTGATAACAGGTATGCACTGAATGTGGTTGATCTCTGTCCTGTGGGTGCCATGACCAGTGCTGATTTCCGATTCAAACAACGGGTCTGGTTCCTGAAGAAAAACAGAAGCATCTGCCATGGCTGCTCCAGGGGTTGCAACATAACCGTCGACCATAACCGGGAAAAGGACAGTGATGATATGATCTATCGTTTTCGCCCGCTTTTGAATGAGCAGGTCAACGGTTATTTCATGTGCGACGAAGGCAGGCTCAGCTATCACGGTGAAAATGAAAACAGATTAAGCGAAGCTAGGTTAAGCAAAACTCCTCTTTCCTTTGATGACGCAGTCACTGCCGCACTCAGGGAAATAGAAAAACATGATGACATTCTTTTTCTGCTTTCTCCGAACAGTACACTGGAGCAGATGATGGCCATCAGATCTTTTGCGGAAAAAATCGACGCCACCCTCTCGGGATTCAGTGATGGGTATATCAAAAAGGGTGACGGTGATGATTACCTCATCCAGGATGATAAATCCGCCAACCGGGCCGGTCTTGAACTTCTGGGAATAGACAGCTCGAAAGAGGCTTTTGAAACGGCTCTGAAGAAAGCTGATCTGCTCTTGAATTTCAACAACGATCTGCTCCTCGCCTACAGTGAGACAGAATTGAAAAAACTGTTGAAAGATACCCGTGTTATCGGATTATCCAGCCATGAAACAGCCTGTTTCCAGCAGGCCAACTTGTTGCTTCCCGTGGCGTCCTTCACCGAGTACGGCGGCAGTATCATCAACTGCGATTCAATTCTGCAGTTTTTTGCAAAGGCCGTCAGTAAAAACAGCGAACCTGTTGAAATCTGTGAACTGATTTCCCTCCTGGGAGGCCCCTTCCATGACAGAACGCAGCTGTGGGAGGAACTGAAAAAAAACTGTGAGCTGTTAAGCAATGTTGATCCAGACAATATCCCGCCAGCGGGGTTGAAATTAACTGATAGTGAGGCTGACAATGTCCCGGCTTGATATTTTACTGATTGCCATACGAGTTGCCTTCGGGGCGTTTATTCCGCTCTGTTTCATTGCCGTCTGCGTCTGGATGGAACGCAGAGGTGCCGGTTTCTTTCAGGACCGGGCGGGTCCGAACCGTGCCAATATCTTCGGTTTCAGGGCCGCGGGACTGGTACAGAATCTCGCCGATGCCGCAAAACTCATCTTCAAGGAAGATGTGATTTCCGGCCACATCAAACACAAGTTCTATTTTGTCCTGGCACCGCTTATCGTATTTTTCACCGCTGTGGTTTCCTTTGCGGTAGTGCCCTTTGCCGACACCCTGGTACTGAACGGTAAAAGCTATATCATGCAGGCCATTCCCGTCGATCTTGGTATTCTCTGGTTCCTGGCCCTTGCCGGATTCAGTGTCTACGGCATTATCCTTGCAGGCTGGTCCTCCACCAATAAATATGGTGTTCTCGGTGGACTTCGCTCGGCTGCCCAGGTTATCAGCTACGAAATTCCCATGGGCCTGGCCATTGTCAGTCTGCTGGTTGTGTATGGCACAGTTAACCTGAATGAAATGGCCCATTTTCAGGGACAGCTCCTTTTCGGCTTTATCCCGATGTGGGGTGTTGTCCTCCAGCCCCTGGGGTTTATAATTTTTCTGGTTGCCGCTTTTGCGGAAACCAACCGGACGCCGTTTGACCTTGCCGAAGGCGAAAGTGAAATTGTTGCCGGTTTCCACGTGGAATACAGCGCCATGAAATTTGCTGTATTCTTCATGGGAGAATACGTGGCTCTCTTTGCCTCAAGTGCGATAATTGTCACTCTCTATTTTGGTGGATACCAGGTACCGTTTCTCGCCACCGAGACCCTGGTCAATTATGCCAAACCTGTGGCTTTTATTCTCATGATCGCCCTGCCTGTCATGATGTATTATTTCGCTGGTTGGATCAGAAGAAGTAATATCAGCCATTACCCCGGGAAAATGATCCCCGGGTCCATGAAGCCAATGTCTATATTAAATGCTTCTGGGGTCTGGTCGCCATTCTGGAACTGGCACTGTTGGCAATACTGCTCCTCAAGTCAGGTGGTGATGCAGCCCACGTTTTTGTGACTCTGCTGCAGGTTACAACCTTTCTTCTGAAAGTTACGATGATGATCTTTGTGTATATCTGGGTTCGTTGGACCCTGCCCCGTTTTCGCTACGATCAATTACAGAAACTGGGATGGCAGATGCTCCTTCCACTGGCACTTCTGAACATCTTCATTACAAGCGCGTTTGTTGTTGCGCTCAGCTAAAGGAGGCTTTTTCCATGGGTGCTAAAGTTAAAACAATGGAACGCAGGGGCGCGACCTGGACCGAGCGGGTCTATCTCATAGAGATTTGCAAGGGAATGGCTACGACTTTTCGCCATTTTCTCAGAAACCTGCTCGATAACTCCAAGCTCTATGTCCGTCATTATCCGGAAGTACAACCTGAAATACCGGTTCGCTGGCGTGGTCGTCACAGGCTCACCACCCACGAAGATGGTACGGTCAAATGCGTTGCCTGCTTCATGTGCCAGACCAACTGCCCCGCCAACTGTATCAGTATTGAGGCGGGAGAGAGACTGGACGGCAAAACGGAAAAGATGCCTGTAAAATTTACTATTGACCTGCTGGAATGCATTTACTGCGGTTATTGTGTGGAGGCCTGTCCTCTGGACGCAATCCGCATGGATACGGGTATATTCTCTGTTACCGGTTACAACAGGGACAGTTTCGTTCTCAGTCTCGAGGAACTGCTGCAAACCCCAGGTGCATTTTCCGAAGAAGAATACAAAAAAGGGGGCGCTTGATATCATGTTTGCCGAGTGGTTATTTACCGGTTTTTCAATCCTGTCGGTTCTTGGCGCCATTGGCCTGGTCATGTTTCGACACCCAATGAACGGGGCAATGAGCCTGATTGTTACCCTGATCTCTCTTGCTGGACTCTATGCACTGCTGTCCGCCAAACTGATCTTTGCGATTCAGCTCATTGTCTACGCCGGGGCCATAATGTCCCTTATCCTCTTTATTATCATGTTTCTCAATATTCAGACGGAGGATCTTCCTGAAGAAAAAGGACGTTTTCTCTACCTGCTGGGTGGTGTGGTAGTTCTCGTGCCTGTTTTCACCTTCCTCCTCAAGATTATAAAGAGCCTGCCGGACACAAAAACCACCATCATAGGAAACGGCTTTGGCGGGGTAAAGGAGGTCGGTCTTGTCCTTTTCAACGACTGGCTTCTTCCCTTTGAAATTGTATCAATTCTTCTGCTCGTGGCTCTTGTGGGTGCCATAGTCCTTGCAGGAAAAAGGAGGATGAGCAAATGATTCAGAACTATCTCATCTTAAGTGCCATTCTCTTTTGTATCGGCATCCTTGGCGTCGTTTCCAGGCGAAACGTCCTCACGGTTTTCATGTCGATTGAGCTTATGCTCAACGCAGCTAATCTTGCGTTTATTGCCTTTTCCAGATTCCATGAAAGCATGGACGGTCATGTGCTGGCCATGATGGTAATGGCGGTGGCCGCAGCTGAAGCGGCTCTTGCACTTGCGGTTGTCATACTGCTGCACAAGCACAAAGGCAAACTGGACACCAATGTATTCAGCTTGTTAAAAGGGTGATTTCATGGAACATACTGTAAACTATCTCGGTTTTATCCCGCTTTTTCCCCTTCTGGGTGCTGTTGTGCTGGGGGTGATGCATATGCTCACCTGCACAGAAGAAAAAAGTCCTTTTTCCGAAAAACTCTACGGTGTGCTGGCCTGTGTCGGCCCCGTAATCTCTTTCCTGTTCGCCCTGCTGGTTTTCTTTCAACTCAAGGGCATGGCCCCTGAAGCAAGGTATCTCAGCCATGACGCCTTCACCTGGTTCAGTGTTGGTGAGCTTACAGTCAAAATGGGCTTTCTTGCCGATCCTCTCAGCTCACTTATGCTGCTCTTTGTGACGTTTATCGGTTCGTTAATCCACATCTATTCCATAGGTTATATGGCCGATGACAGGAATTACGGGAAATTTTTTGCCTACCTCAATCTTTTTCTCGGTTCCATGCTCATCCTGGTGCTTGGCAGCGGACCTGTTGTCATGTTTGTCGGCTGGGAGGGGGTCGGACTCTGCTCATATCTCCTGATCAGCTTCTACAGTGAAGACACCAACAATGTTATCGCCGGTAACAAGGCCTTCATCGTCAACAGAATTGGCGATCTTGGCTTTGTCCTGGGGATGGCTTTTCTTTTCTGGGCAATTGGCTCCGGTGGATTTGATTATCTTTCCCTGAGGGAAAATGCCCATCAGCTTACCCCGGCCGTTGGCCTTGCCGTCTGTCTGCTGCTTTTTGTCGGTGCCTGTGGTAAATCAGCACAGATTCCTCTTTATGTCTGGCTGCCGGACGCCATGGCCGGCCCCACTCCTGTTTCTGCACTCATCCATGCTGCGACAATGGTTACCGCCGGTGTCTACATGGTTGCCCGTTTCAGCTTTATCTATGCCCATGTACCTGTCGCTGGAACAGTGGTTGCGTGGATCGGTATCCTGACTGCTCTACTGGCTGCCATCTTCGGCATGTTCCAGCGTGATATCAAAAAGATACTTGCCTATTCCACGGTCAGCCAGCTCGGTTACATGTTTGCCGGTGTCGGTGTTGCCGCATACTCCGCAGGAATCTTCCATGTCTTCACCCATGCCTTCTTCAAGGCTCTGCTCTTTCTCGGTGCCGGCGCAGTTATCTACGCTCTGCACCATGAACAGGATATATGGAAAATGGGCGGGCTGAAAGATAAAATGCCCAAAACCTACTGGACCATGCTGATCGGTGCCTTTGCCCTGGCAGGATGTCCACCGTTTGCCGGTTTTTTCTCAAAGGATGAAATCCTCTTTTCTGCCCTCGCCAGCGGCCATACCGTTATCTGGATTATCGGAGTCGCTGTTGCCGGAATGACGGCCTACTACACCTTCCGTATGATATTTCTCGTCTTTCACGGTACTCCCCGAGACAAAGAGGCCTTTGATCATGCGGAGGAAGCTCCACCTGTCATGACAATTCCTCTTATAATTCTGGCTGTCGGTGCTCTTTTTGCCGGTTTTCTCAACTTCCCCGCAATCTTCGGTGGACATCTCAAAGTTTCACACTGGCTGGCGCCCAGCCTTGTGGAACACCACCCCCATGTGGGTGTCAGTGTCGAAATACTTGCCATTGCCACCAGTATTATCGCCTTTGCTATCGGTATCAGTATCGCCTGGAAAAAATTCGGCCACGGAGCCGAAGAGCCGGAATACAAAGGCTTTGCCAAATTCGGTTACAATAAATTTTATGTGGACGAAATATATAACGCCATCTTTGTCCAGCCTTACAAGGCCATTGGCACAGTGATCTGGAAAAATCTGGAACCCAATGTCACAGATATTCATGTAAAATTATCCACCTGGCTGTACCGAAAAGGAGGCAGCGCCTTCAAGGTATTCCAGAACGGCTTTGTCCGGGTATACGCAATTTATATGGTCATAGGTTTGAGCCTTATGAGCCTGCTTCTCTCTCAATCGCTCAATTAGGTAAGGTGCAATAATGTTTGAAAATGTCCTTTCAGTCATGATCTTTCTGCCGATCCTTGCGGGTCTGGCGCTCCTCCTTTTCCCGGTTGGAAAAAGTGGTTCCAGGCTTACTGGATTCATTGTCTCCGTTATCATTTTCATGTTCGGTATTGAATTATTCCTTGATTTCACAGGTAATGGCGGCATGGAATATGCTGTTAACCGGCCCTGGATAGACTCCCTCGGTATCAGCTACAGCCTAGGCATTGACGGTATCAGTCTCCTTGTTCTCCTGGCATGCTCCCTGCTTTTCCCTCTGATTTTTGCTGTTTACTCCGGTAAAACCAAAGGATACTACGCTAATCTTCTTATTGCCCAGGGAGCGATGCTCGGAGCCATTTGTGCCACAGATATTGTTCTGTTTTACATCTTCTGGGAAATCATGCTTCTGCCGATCTTTTTTATGATAGGTCTCTGGGGTGGAGAAAAACGTCTCGCAGCAACCCTGAAAATCACCATCTACACCATTGCTGGTTCCCTGCTCATGCTGGCCGCCCTGGTATATGTCGGTGTATCCTACCATTCCCAGTTCGGCGCCTGGAGTTTCAATATCGCCGACCTGAGAAATCTTGACCTTTCAGGGGGCTTCGCGGTTACTGCCTTCATAATGTTCATGATAGCCTTTGCTATTAAAATCCCCTTGTTTCCTTTTCATACCTGGTTACCGGACGCCTATACAGAAGCACCAACTTCTACGACCTTTGTCCTTTCAGCCATCATGGCAAAAATCGGTGTATACGCGGTTATTCGCTTTGTCATACCTGTCTTTGAAATTGAATTTGCCCGATTTGCCCTGCTTCTTTCACTGGCCGGAGTGGTGGGCATGATGTATTGCGGTCTGGCGGCAATCACCCAGAAGGATTTTAAACGACTGCTTGCCTTTTCATCCGCCTCGCACATGGGCATCATTGCCCTCGGCGTTTTCTGCATGAATATTCAGGCCCTGACCGGTAGTCTATTCCAGATCGTTGCCCATGCGACGAGTACCGGGATACTTTTTGTTTTTGCCGGTCTCATTGAAGAAAGAATGCAGACACGGAATATTGCCGACCTTGGCGGTATCGCCTACCGGGCGCCGATCTTTGCAACCTTCTTTGCCATTGCAATGCTGGCGTCAGTGGGCCTGCCCGGAACCAGCGGGTTTATTGGAGAATTCCTGATTATTCTCGGAGCCGTTAAATTCAATGCATTTATCGGTTTCCTGGCTGGAACAGCACTTATTATCGGTGTCTGCTATATGCTGTGGATGTTCCAGCGGCTCTTTTTTGAAAAGAGCAATACAAAAACCGAAGGGTTTAAGGATCTGAGCCTCCTGGAGACTGTGACCTTTTTACCGGTCATTCTTCTCATTCTCTTTATGGGGATCTATCCACAACCCTTTCTTCAAAAAATTGAACCGGCTGCCGAGCTTCATGTTGCCGGTTTTACAACCATGACGGTAACTGAAACTGTCGCCGAAACTGTCGTCCCCGCTCAGGAACACGACACCCATCACAAGAATTAAGGCCAGGATAAATTATTATGAATGATTTTCTGTCATTGCTCCCTCTAATTATAATCTGTTCAGGTGGTATTGTGCTGATGCTCCTCTCCGTTCTCGAAACCATGAAAACGGAAACCGCCTCGTATATAAGCCTTGGTTTTTTTGGAATTGCTTTTTTCATTCAATTTCTTATTGCCTGTTACCCGGAATCTGATCTTTTTGCCGGCACATTCAGTTCGATGCTGGTGGCCAATTCCTTTACCGGTGTTGCCGGGCTTATTATCCTGGGTGCAGGTTTTTTCACGGTAATGAGCTGCCATACTTATTTTCAGCAAAACAAAGTCTGTACCGTTGAATTCTATTCCCTGCTTCTCTTTGCAAGTTGTGGTATGATCCTGCTGACCTTGGCAAGAGAACTGATTACCGCGTTCATTTCCCTGGAAATCATGTCCCTGGCTATCTACATCCTGGTCGGATATGACAGAAAACGTGTTACCAGCACCGAAGCCCTGCTCAAATATCTCATGCTCGGAGCATTTGCCGGAGCCTTTTTTACCATGGGAGCCGCTCTGGTCTATGGAGCTGCCGGCTCCACAAGGTTTGTCGAAATCAGTAATTATATTTCTTCAAACTCCGCTGCTACACCTCTGCTTATTGGCGGTGCCTTTTTCATCCTCATCGCTTTTCTTTTCAAGGTTGCCGCTTTTCCGTTTCACGCCTGGGTCATCGATGTTTATGACGGTGCGGCAACTCCCGTAACCGGATTTATGGCAACTGCCCTGAAGGCTGCCGTATTCACTGTTTTTGCCAATTTTCTCGCCATCAACGGTGCCCTGCAGAAAGAATGGATCACTTTTCTCTTCTATATCGCGTTGTTTACCATGTTCGGCGGCAATCTGATTGCCATCGGCCAGTCAAATATCAAACGTATGCTTGCAGCCTCCGGCATTGTTCATTCCGGCTATCTCCTCATAGGTCTGATTGCCATCAGCACCAAGAGTTTCACAGGTTCTGTTATCGCTTATTACCTTGCTGCATATGCGGTCGGCACCTTGGGAATTTTTGCCGCTCTCTCTTATCTTGGTGGCAAAAATGAAAGCAGAGTTTCCTTTGATGATTTCAAGGGACTTGCAAAGGTTCGCCCCTATTCCGCAGCAGCTATCTCGGTTTTCCTTCTGTCCATGGCCGGTATTCCTCCAACAGCTGGCTTTATGGGAAAATTTTATATTATCACAAGTGCTATTACTGAAGGCCAGATTGCCCTTGCTGTTTTCGGTGTCATCAGCAGTATTCTCTCAATGTGGTACTATCTGCGTCTCATAATCTGCATGTATTTCAATGAGGCGGAAGACAGTTTCGAAATTGAAAAGTCTCCCTTTGCCCCGGCATGCACATTTATTCTCGCAGTCTGTGTTTTTGCCATTGGACTCTACCCCATCGTCATTTAAAACCTATACAGAGGTAGACGGTGCACTACATTGTGGCAATTTAAAAGAATTGTATTACAGTTTTAACTGTGAAACCCCATCGCAGAAAGTGTTTCCGGCCGCAGTCTGATTTTCATCACTCTGTTGCAATCACAGGGTGTAAATACCAGCAGGTTTAAAAGGTAGATCTATGGATTGGATCCGGCCATGCCTTTATCAGGAAGCCGGCCCTGCATACAATAGTTTATATTATCAACCGGGAGTCAACCATATGAAAGTAAAGGACATATTAGCTGTTAAAGGCAGTCAGGTCAGAACAGTTCACGAGGACATCTCTGTTATAGATGCAATGTCAATTTTCTCAGCAAACAGGGTTGGTTCTCTTCTGGTCGTCGACAAAAATGATTCCATTCTCGGGATCATTGCCGCTCGGGATGTTCTCATGGCAGTCCTGAATGACCTGGACAGGATCACTGAATTGCCGGTCAAAGAGATCATGACCAGAGAACTCATTGTCGCCACTGAAAACGATGATGTTGATTATGTACAAGCTATCATGACAGAAAACCGCATCCGGCATATTCCTGTTATTGAAGGGAGTGATCTGAAAGGTCTTATTTCCATTGGTGACGTTGTTAAAGCCCAATTGAAAAAAAAGGATGTGGAAAATAAATATCTGAAGGATTACATAGCCGATAAGTATCCAGGATAACAGTTTATCCTTTCTCAACCCGAAAAGCCCTCAGGTTGTTTCCTGAGGGGCTTTTTTGTTCTGTTATCCTGTTACTGCTGATGCGTTATTCCTCCTTCGCAAAATATTTTTTGGTTTCAGAGACCACCACTGGAGTAAGAAAAATCAAACCGATGAGATTAGGTACAGCCATTAATCCATTCAA
The DNA window shown above is from Desulfomarina profundi and carries:
- a CDS encoding 2Fe-2S iron-sulfur cluster-binding protein, whose translation is MAETIKLFVNGCEVEVEAGKNLIDAIGAVGIEIPHLCYHPALGADGNCRMCLVGIEDGRPPLVPACKTQAVEGMKVLLDAEHIKKIQKDVLELELINHPTDCPICDQAGECSLQDYYMTYGREESRMNVDQVKKAKKLDFGCGVVHDQERCVVCGRCVRFCRQITKTGELGIVNRTDSARVTIFPGRPLDNRYALNVVDLCPVGAMTSADFRFKQRVWFLKKNRSICHGCSRGCNITVDHNREKDSDDMIYRFRPLLNEQVNGYFMCDEGRLSYHGENENRLSEARLSKTPLSFDDAVTAALREIEKHDDILFLLSPNSTLEQMMAIRSFAEKIDATLSGFSDGYIKKGDGDDYLIQDDKSANRAGLELLGIDSSKEAFETALKKADLLLNFNNDLLLAYSETELKKLLKDTRVIGLSSHETACFQQANLLLPVASFTEYGGSIINCDSILQFFAKAVSKNSEPVEICELISLLGGPFHDRTQLWEELKKNCELLSNVDPDNIPPAGLKLTDSEADNVPA
- the nuoF gene encoding NADH-quinone oxidoreductase subunit NuoF, whose amino-acid sequence is MKWGFLPKDTGKPVYLAVNSDESEPATFKDRYILVRDPHMLIEGIIICSYAIGSHDTYIYIRGEYTTQVKVLQAAIDEAYDAGYLGDKVAGHDFKLNVTVHRGAGAYVCGEETALLESIEGKKGQPRSKPPFPAVAGLYDSPTIINNVQSIASLPFIIENGADAYRKYGTEKSPGTHLFGISGHVEKPGMYELPLGLPLLEVIDKVAGGVWKGRKLKGIIPGGSSTPVLTPEEAKTVTLDYESMAEHKTMFGSGGIVVLDETVDMVKLVQNLIYFYHHESCGQCTPCREGLGWMLKIINKIVAGKGRLSDVELLRELCDNIEMKTVCVLSAACTMPVRSYLDKFRHEFEACVAGENGSKQETEQEER
- a CDS encoding NuoI/complex I 23 kDa subunit family protein: MGAKVKTMERRGATWTERVYLIEICKGMATTFRHFLRNLLDNSKLYVRHYPEVQPEIPVRWRGRHRLTTHEDGTVKCVACFMCQTNCPANCISIEAGERLDGKTEKMPVKFTIDLLECIYCGYCVEACPLDAIRMDTGIFSVTGYNRDSFVLSLEELLQTPGAFSEEEYKKGGA
- a CDS encoding NADH-quinone oxidoreductase subunit NuoE family protein: MSDRSQLISTGKPFQFDSKRDAEFERLVKRYPTRESMILPALWLTQEQEGWISAEAIAYIADRIGTFASKVFECATFYTMYHLQPMGKYHICVCRTLSCWLRDKQAIVDYLRDEIGIEPGQISEDGRFSLEEVECLGHCGTAPVVQINGEFHEEMDVDKLKALLAGLD
- a CDS encoding NADH-quinone oxidoreductase subunit J family protein, which produces MFAEWLFTGFSILSVLGAIGLVMFRHPMNGAMSLIVTLISLAGLYALLSAKLIFAIQLIVYAGAIMSLILFIIMFLNIQTEDLPEEKGRFLYLLGGVVVLVPVFTFLLKIIKSLPDTKTTIIGNGFGGVKEVGLVLFNDWLLPFEIVSILLLVALVGAIVLAGKRRMSK
- the nuoK gene encoding NADH-quinone oxidoreductase subunit NuoK translates to MIQNYLILSAILFCIGILGVVSRRNVLTVFMSIELMLNAANLAFIAFSRFHESMDGHVLAMMVMAVAAAEAALALAVVILLHKHKGKLDTNVFSLLKG